The genomic stretch CGCTCTGCTGGTTGTGATCGAATTATTCTCACTGAGCGCGGAGCAAGCTTCGGCTATAATAATCTCGTGGTGGATATGCGATCCCTGCCGGTGATGCGTTCTTTCGGCTGCCCGGTTATTTTTGATGCTACTCATTCAGTGCAACTGCCCGGCGGAATGGGAGGAAGCTCCGGTGGACAGCGGGAGTTTATCCCGACCTTGAGCAGGGCGGCTATGGCCGCTGGTATTGACGGCCTTTTTATGGAGGTCCATCCTGACCCGGATAAAGCCCTCTGTGACGGACCCAACAGTATTCCCTTGGACGAGGTGGAGGCCCTGTTGGAACAGCTGCTGGTTATACGAGAAGCCGTACGTAACATAATATAAACACCCATCCCTCCCCTCCAGGGAGGGACAACAAAACATGAAAGTTGTTCGGGCGACTCCAAGGAGTCGCCGGTACTTTCATATAAACCAATGGACAAGGTGTCGGATAACAACGGTACATACTCTGATTGCGAATTGACGCAGTCCCTGCGTGAACGAGCCATGAAGCGGGAGCAGCCCATTTTGCGCAGTGATGCTTGGCGAGCCGCCATGATGCGGGCGAAAAAGGTTGAAGTGCTTTTATTGGATGTTGACGGTGTCCTGACCGACGGCACTCTTTTTTACTCAGGAGCATCTGAAGAAATCAAGGGGTTCAACACCCTGGACGGTTTCGGCCTGCGTCTTCTTCGCGATGCCGGAATTGCTGTGGGCTTAATCACCGCTCGCAGCTCCGAAGCAGTTTCCAGAAGAGCTCAAGAACTCAAGCTGGAGCATGTGTACACCGACTGCCGCAACAAGAGAGAAGCCTATGCCGCCGTTCTTGAACAACATGGCTGGCAACCTGAGCAGACCGCCTATATGGGAGATGATTGGCTGGATCTGCCTGTCCTGATGCAGGTCGGGTGTAGTTTTGCTCCGGCCAATGCAGCAGCCGAAGTCTGCCGTCAAGTTGATTATGTCACGGAAAGAAGTGGAGGGCATGGTGCTGTTCGTGAGGCCTGTGAGCTAATCCTGGAGGCAAAGGGTCTGCTTTCCCAATTGCTGAATAAATACATGCAAACGACCTGATGATAGGAAGTTATCGAAACCTTCTCTGGCTCATCCCGGTTGGTATTATTGCCGCCAGCCCGTTGTGGAAAGAATATGCAGCGCAGTTCCTGAAACCAAGAGGCGGCTACGATGAGGTTGCAGAGCGAGCCTATCAAGAGCAGTCGCAGGATTTCGTTATGGATGATGTTATTATTACGTTCACGACAAAAGGCGTTCAGACCTGGACCATCAGGGCCCAACAAGCCCAAACCGGTGAGACAGATCGAGAAATTCATATGATTGATGTTGATGCCCTGTATAACAAACAGGGCGAGTCACCTCTCAGTATAACCAGCACGAACGGGAAATACCATATGGATGATCAACATCTCACCTTGATTGATGATGTTGTGATTATCAAACCCCTTCAGCATGAAGAGATGTACTCAGACCTGCTCCATTATTATGACACCACCAAGATGTTAATCAGTCCCGGAGATGTTGAGATTAAGGGGCCTAAATTCAACCTCAAGGGTGGGAGAATGGATTATGATGTCTCTACCGGTGGCTATGATTTCAATGATCGGGTAGAGGTGGTACTGTAGGGGCTGACCTCTGTGCCTGCGCGGTATAACTTATCCCTCCCCCACGGGGGAGGGATAAGTTAAATCCATTACTTTTTTACTTTTTTTCCCTGAGGAATAATCGTAGGAGGAACTGCCGCTTCAGGAGCAGTCGGTTCTGAAGATTCTTCTTGCTGATCTTTCACCTCCTTTACCTCTTTCTCCTTTCTTTCCTCTTTTACCTCTTCTTTCACCTCTTTTTTTCGCTGGGCCGACCCGCAACCTAACCGCTTCGCTTTGTCGGCAAAAATAAAATTATCGTCATGCTCAGGGGTATGACATCCTAGGCAGACTTTCTCATCTGGACGGGCAACAGGCACTTTTCCCTGGCCTGCGCTATGCGCCGCTGCCGGACCATGACAGGCCTCGCAGCCAACGCTTTTCAATGACTTGGGCAGCATGAGTAGGAGATTACTTGCCTTGACCTTGTCGGCATCATAAAACGGCAACGTGACGTGACAGAGCACACAGTCTTCGTTAAACTGCTGATTTGCCTTTTCCAGAGTGGTCCAAGCCTGTGCATGTTTGCTGTCCTGCCAAACAGTCATCTGGGCTGCATGGCATTCCTGACATTTCTGTGACCCTGCTACATCCTGAAGGGTAATTGTGGGGTCGTGCTGACCTGTTTTCGCAATTCGTTTTTGGTTGATCTGATTTGCCTTTTGGAT from Candidatus Electrothrix communis encodes the following:
- a CDS encoding HAD hydrolase family protein produces the protein MDKVSDNNGTYSDCELTQSLRERAMKREQPILRSDAWRAAMMRAKKVEVLLLDVDGVLTDGTLFYSGASEEIKGFNTLDGFGLRLLRDAGIAVGLITARSSEAVSRRAQELKLEHVYTDCRNKREAYAAVLEQHGWQPEQTAYMGDDWLDLPVLMQVGCSFAPANAAAEVCRQVDYVTERSGGHGAVREACELILEAKGLLSQLLNKYMQTT
- the lptC gene encoding LPS export ABC transporter periplasmic protein LptC, which codes for MIGSYRNLLWLIPVGIIAASPLWKEYAAQFLKPRGGYDEVAERAYQEQSQDFVMDDVIITFTTKGVQTWTIRAQQAQTGETDREIHMIDVDALYNKQGESPLSITSTNGKYHMDDQHLTLIDDVVIIKPLQHEEMYSDLLHYYDTTKMLISPGDVEIKGPKFNLKGGRMDYDVSTGGYDFNDRVEVVL